In the genome of Acidimicrobiia bacterium, one region contains:
- a CDS encoding glycosyltransferase, with the protein MLRTISLIILGFFIAMEIQTLVLLVLSSRALVRDARTAKYGRVEDMLRSPSTPPVSLIVPAYNEDAGIVESVRSRTILSYPRYELIVVNDGSTDDTLERLIEAFKLRRVDLPIRPDLAHAPIRAIYKSTLAIPLTVVDKENGGKGDALNAGINASTFPYVVVTDADMIFEEDSLIRVMRPFVQDRGHTVAVGGNIRPLNGCQVSMGRVTESSLPKSLLELTQVVEYQRSFLGSRPGWSFMNGLLLVSGAFGAFNKQAVIEAHGFPQHHLGEDLDLTIRLHRTQREAGRPYRIVYAPNAVVWTEVPSTAPVLRKQRIRWHRGLRQVIQDHGKMLFNPRYGFIGMVAWPAFFLFEFVAPILEALGWIIMPLTLVRSEIEPALVIGLLLVTLLIAVLNSLASLYLDERYGHFNSPRDALRLLRTAILENFGPRQRTVWWRFRSLFWRQGKLEWGDMERTGVGNIG; encoded by the coding sequence GTGTTACGGACCATTTCACTCATCATCCTGGGATTCTTCATCGCCATGGAGATCCAGACGTTGGTCCTGCTGGTTCTCTCTTCCCGAGCCCTCGTGCGCGACGCCCGAACGGCCAAATACGGTCGGGTCGAAGACATGCTCCGATCCCCTTCGACACCGCCGGTTTCGCTGATCGTTCCCGCCTATAACGAAGACGCCGGCATCGTCGAATCCGTCCGATCGCGAACCATTCTTTCGTATCCTCGCTACGAATTAATCGTCGTCAACGACGGGTCAACCGACGACACCCTTGAGCGTCTCATAGAGGCGTTCAAGCTTCGAAGGGTCGACCTGCCGATTCGGCCCGACCTGGCGCACGCCCCGATCCGGGCCATCTACAAGTCGACTCTCGCCATTCCGCTCACTGTCGTAGACAAAGAAAACGGTGGAAAGGGCGACGCTCTCAACGCCGGCATCAACGCGTCGACGTTTCCGTATGTGGTCGTGACCGACGCCGACATGATCTTCGAAGAGGATTCACTGATCCGGGTGATGCGGCCCTTTGTTCAGGACCGAGGTCACACAGTGGCAGTGGGTGGAAACATTCGACCGCTCAACGGGTGCCAGGTATCGATGGGAAGGGTGACTGAATCCAGTCTCCCCAAGTCTCTTTTGGAACTGACCCAGGTCGTCGAATACCAACGGTCCTTTCTCGGATCGCGGCCTGGCTGGTCTTTCATGAACGGCCTCCTGCTCGTGTCAGGGGCGTTCGGGGCGTTCAACAAACAGGCCGTGATCGAAGCACACGGCTTCCCCCAACACCACCTTGGCGAAGACCTGGATCTCACCATACGCTTGCATCGCACCCAGCGGGAAGCAGGCCGGCCTTACCGAATCGTGTATGCCCCCAATGCCGTCGTGTGGACCGAAGTGCCGTCAACGGCACCGGTGCTGCGTAAACAAAGGATCCGTTGGCATCGTGGCCTCAGGCAGGTGATCCAAGATCACGGAAAGATGCTCTTCAACCCACGCTACGGGTTCATCGGCATGGTCGCCTGGCCGGCCTTTTTCCTATTCGAATTCGTCGCACCGATCCTAGAAGCGCTCGGGTGGATCATCATGCCCCTCACGCTGGTCCGCTCCGAAATCGAGCCTGCCCTGGTGATCGGGCTCCTCCTGGTAACGCTCCTGATCGCCGTGCTCAACTCTCTGGCTTCGCTCTACCTCGACGAACGATACGGACACTTCAATTCGCCGCGCGACGCATTACGCCTCCTTAGGACCGCCATTCTCGAGAACTTCGGGCCCCGTCAGCGCACAGTCTGGTGGCGATTCCGGTCACTGTTCTGGCGACAAGGCAAACTCGAATGGGGCGACATGGAACGGACCGGGGTAGGCAACATCGGTTAA